gataagatcctgaaaatcagtacgccactaaaagattccttttttcagtaggatatgacctgaaaattacaatgtcagtatgcctccctcagcatgaatcagactatggaagaatcgATACCTAAAGTCAGTGTATATTGACCTTGATcccagctcaattctcacttaaacacacatactgattttcagcattgtaaccttgtacagtgagagAGTGTTATGGAACGCTCGCTAACCACCCTGTTAGCCAGCGTTCTCAGAATTCTGCCTTGGCTAGGTTATTTTGCTGACTGCTGACCAGCTCCAGCATTGAGTGGGGTTCTCCGTCCTACAGCCTCAATTTCACTGTGTTCCCCAAGGTGCGGATTACTGGCAAAGTCTGCACCCTGAGGTCCGGATTTTCATTTCCGAGACGCGTGATGTCCGAGCCATAGTATAATAAAGGTGCGGAtttttggcaaaatccgTACCTTATGGGTTCACAGTGATTGGAGGACCATAACTCATGTAAAATGACGGATTGGAAGGGAAGAGCAGTTGTGATCAACCGTCGTATCAGTATCGGCACTACCCTATCAGCTACTGATGTCATGGGTTACTGCTCTTCACCACATGTTTTTTCAGTAATGAAGCTGACAGGCTACCCGATGAAAGATAGAAAGGCTCATATTCTCAGGGCCTTCAGAGATCTGCGCGCATATGATAATTGGTCAGCCATATCATTCCTGTTGTGGGAGATTTTATCTACGATAGCTATTAATAACGGTACCGCTGATTCCTTGATTTTCATGCTCTGATATCTCGGACCTGCAAACCCTGGAGCACTCCTTCATAACCAGGTTTTGAGGACCTGCCTGTTTAGACTCAGTGGATCCGGGGTGCTCCATGAGCACTTTCAATTGCCATACCTAGAACTTTGAAGTACTTTCTTATCTTTACAAGTCAGCGAGCGCTTCCGAGTTATTCGCGCCCATAGAGTATGACGAATTCCACATGATTTTCCCAATCTTTTCAGGGTATGGCCGAGCTGAAAGAATAGGTGAAGGGCGCTTCGAGAAGAGCATTATCATTTCCAACGATTCTTCGGGAACACCCTCTCCTCAACTACGCAAATTAGCTCAACCTACCTTTTGTCTAAAATTTTCTTTCTAATCAGGTAAGATAACAGGTCCTGGCACACTTCAAAGTCTCCAAAAACTCCTAAAGAGGAGTTCTTCAGCCGGTTTCGGTGCTCTTAGAAACCCGAAGAGATATGGATATAATCATTTATTTACTCAGAACAGCGGGGCACCGGTTAATAATTACAGTGCTGATCTACTATGCTACTGAAACAAATAGCTTGAAAAGCTAACAAGTACAGGTTCTCATATATGAGAAGAGCGATAGTGGCAGTCCGCCCATCGCTTGCCTCCTTCTCGTTATTTCGTTTGACTGATTATTGCTCGTCCTTTGATCGGCCTGATATGATAACGGTGTATTACACAATGGCTTTCCCATATGACGCAATTCAGCAGTACACAATGTAGCTGTCTTGAGAACACCTATAGGTGCATCGAATAGATAGTCAACTAGCGCTAAAAACTCGAGTGAGCATATCAAATAGTGTATATCACCCACTAGTATTTAAAGACCTCCTTCTGTTGCTCTAACTGCATTCTCAAGCATACTCTGTTCATCCAATATGATAAACAACATTTTGTTCGCCTGCATTTTACTGTTTCCCTTGAAGCTTGCCTTGATACGACGTTACTTACTTGGAAGCTTTGGGCGAAGACTTCGGCATCCACCCTCAATCCGGTCACTGCCGGTTGTAGGACATGCACTCTCACTTCCGCCTGGCCTTGACCACATAAACTTCTTGGATATGGGGAAGAAACTGGGCAGTAAGTCACTAGGATGGCTACATCTATTGGCCTTAATGCTCTTCGACTTTTACATCCAAGCTCATACATACGTATGTAGGCGATATCATCCACTTGAACATCATGGGGCAGTCCATTGTCGTACTCAACTCCGCTCAAGCCGCTTCGGATCTTCTCGATAAACGCTCAGCCATTTACTCTGATCGAGTCAACGCCCCCATGGTAAACGACCGTGCGCTGTGAGCTATCACTATCGTCTACTTGGAGCCGTCCAGAAATATTGATAAAATATAATACCCCGTTTCCTAGACTTGATTGGTCAGACTTTGGAGGGATGCTGCCGTACAACGACGCCTGGCGCCGACAACGTCGGATAATGACAAACTGGCTCAATCCACGTTCTGTAATCCAGTTCAATGGACTCCAGCAGGATGAGGCGCGTCTGCTTCTTGGGCGCTTGCTTCACCTGTCGGGAACCCCTGGCCTTTTTGAGAAAGTAAAACACCAGTTTTCCTTGTGAGTATGATCCGGTTACCGAACTTGAATTATTTAATGCAAGATTACTATCAAGTACAACGGGATCAACTATGTTGAGATTGATCTACGGTTATCGTCCCAAAGAAGACCAAGATTCGATCTATGTGAATGCCCTTCAAGCCTCGATAAACCTTTTTCAATCTACGATGATTAGTCAGTGCTGTTTGTGAACCTTGATACACTCCAAGTTACTAAGTCGAATACGGACAGACTTTTTGGTCAATGCATTTCCAATCCTTGCTCGCGTTCCCGACTGGGTTCCTGGGACTGGTTGGAAACGCACTGCCCGGAAATGGAGAGAGCAAAAGAACGAAGCGGTCAATGCACCCTACGAATGGACAAAGCAACAGATTGTACGTATAAGATTTTGCACCGGCTCTGAGAATATTGTGAGAATGGATATCTCATTCGAGGTTGTGTTTAGGCGAAAGGAAATTTCGAGCACTCTATTCTCAGCTCCTTACTGCAGGAGGATGAATCTAGTAGTGAATTGTCCATAGCCGACCAAGAGAAGGAATTGAAACAACTCTGTTACACGCTTTTTGTGGGTGAGGATTTTGTTCAACATCTAAGACCAGAGTGTTATAAATACGTAACTTATGGACAAAATCAAACAGGTGGCACCGATACAGTATGTCGCTCCCTGTCCCACTATATCTTACATGCATCTTGATGTGAGCCTACAAACAGCTAGCGACAGCCTTTTTGAGCTTCGTTGCAGCCATGGTGACTAATCCAGAGACTCAAAAGAAAGCCCAAAACGAGATTGACTCCGTCATTGGCTATGCAACTAGGCTACCAACACTGGCCGATAGTTCCCAGCTACCCTACATCCGGCAGCTAACTCTTGAAGTTATGCGCTGGTTGCCCACGGCACCAACAGGTACAGTATAGAATATGATAATACTTGTTTAAGTAAGATACTAACTCAATGCACGGGTGGATGATAGGAGGCCCTCCCCATGCGTGCTCCCAGGACGATATTTACCGAGGATATAATATTCAAAACGGGACTATGGTGTGAGTTAGGGCACTTCAAGCTGCGCTGTTACTATAATACCAACTACTGTATACCTTGTGTCTTCTCACCTGTAGAATGGGTAATGTTTGGTAAGGCGGACACCTCACGACATACTAACCAACACTAACTACGCATTTCGTTCAAAGGGCAATGAGTCGCGACGAGGTCCTCTACAAAGACCCTGAGAGGTTTGATCCTGAGAGGTTTGCTGACCCAGACGTTGTCCCTCCCCCAGGCTTTGGATGGGGGAGACGGTAAGTACTTATTAGGTACATGTGAGTGGTCAGCGTCAATATTTACCACACATTATTAGTAAATGCCCCGGGACACACTTTGCCGAAGCATCTCTCTTCCTGGTCATATCATCAATGCTCACAACCTTTGCCCTTTGTTGCAAGGTagacaagaatggaaaggaAATCACTCCCAAGATTGAGGGAGACTACAATCAACTTGCTCTGTAAGTTGTAGATCGATCCTTCAGCTGTTTCATTTACATACCCATCTCATGAAGCACTATCAAACCATTTGAGTTTGAAATTCGTCCACGATCTGAGGAACATCGACAGCTTATCCTTGATAACATCCCTAAGGATTGAGAGCACTTGAGGCAGTATAATCGTGGAATGTATATACATCACCAAAGTGAAGATAGCTTTTTATCTTGTGCTTGAACATATGATCACGAGCAAAGCATTCGAACCTACTTACAACTAAATAAGGACTTAGCCTGGGCGCGTTCGTGACGCGACGGAGTAgaggtatatatatatcataCATGAATGGAAGAAGGTGGAGATATACAAAGGATGCCACCGACATCGATGGGAAAATAGACCGGACAAAGTGGGGGACCCACGGCCGTGAAGGCTCGCGGGTGGGTGGTCCAAACTGTACCTAAGAACGAGGTGTGGTGGGTAGGAAAAAAAACGAAATAAGTAAACGCGAAATACTAATGAAAAACGAGAATATGATCGAGACCGCGAAGCGGGCGAGGATGAAAAGGAGGAAGGTACCAACCGTGAgtaatcacgtgattcacGACACAAGCTCCGGCTAAGCCACGGTTGTGCATCGTAGCCCGCGCAGATGCACAACGCCCTTACTCTTAGCGAGTGAAGTTAACTGTTTCAAAATAAGCAACTTACCTTGCCTTTCTCTTCTAAACTGTGATAGGTGAACCGCATGTGGAGACTTCGTGGGACGCTACTTGACTAATAGCGGGGGGGCCCTGTTTAATGGTGAGCGTTGTCTCCTCCAAACACAGACACACCCACCATCCCCCATGCGAGCTTCCTTATCTATGACTGCGTCATCTGATCCGTCACTAGTATGCTCGGTATTATTCTCTGAGTCACTCATCCCCACCACAGTATCCTACTCCTTCTCGCCTATATGATCCCAAGAGCCGTAAGTTAGCGTCAATCTTGGTATAGTAGCTTTTCACTAACCATTGGGATCGATACTATTCCCTCCGACTGGCTGAGTGGGACGAGATTGCTCTTCGGAGGCAATGACACATCGTGAGTTTACAGGGCTATAACGACGCATATTGTGGCTGTCTTATAGAAGGAACATCCGGCGCAGGTTCGTGTCTCCTCCTTCATGTGATAAACCCCTGACTCTTGAAATTTTTAGATAATTCTCATTAAAATGAACCTGTGAGCTTCGCCGACGAAGTCGAAAAAATTAGTTGACTTCGATAGGTATTTGACTGTACCCAGTTAAATGaaaatatatgcgttacAAAATTGGATATATGATTGCTACATGCGCGATAGAAGGCTGTTCGCCACTGCGGTGGGATAGGATCTTGGAAATCAGCATGTCAGTAAAAGATATGTTTTTTCAGTATGATATGGCCTGAGAACTACAACGTCAGTATGCcttcctcagcatgaatcagactaagggagaattgatacctaaagtTAGTATATATttaccttgatttcagctcaatttcCACTTGAGCACACATACTTACTctcagtattttaaccttgtacagtgaagATCGAGGAAGACTACAGTAGTCTTGTCATGTAAGCAGTAAGCCTACCCTTCGTGCATCTCATTCCATACTAATCCCACGTAGCACACCTAAACCCTTTGAATTTGAACTTCACCCACGATCTGAGAGACATCAGCAGCTCGCCCCCAAAGACTGAGAATGCCCGGGAAAGTACTATGGTGGACATGTATACTGCGATCGGGATGAACATAGCTTCTCCCGTTGCCTATGTTATCATAACGATAACTCTACTCGAAAGAACAAAGATCTTGGATACCGAGGTTGTGCTACATATCTTCAGGCCACATGATATTAGTCTATTTCCGGCGAATACCGGTCTGCCCAGGGCCGCCCTTGGATAACGCTCCGTTTGTTGGCAAAGAGACCTGTGCAGTGTTTGATCGATATTATCGATTGACAGGTCTTTGGATCAATATCCCGCCCTAAAACTGGATGTACCCCTCAGCTCGTTTGGGATATCGATTGCGATTTGAGAGGGTTAACTATATGTACATTTATTTGTGTACTGGAGTATCATTGCAAATATTCACACGTGCCGCAGATTTGGCCATCGCACTACAGGTTTATCAGCTTTGTGATCTTACGCGATTCATATGCAAGTAGCCACGGCAACAGGCGGTCAATCGTTATCAGCACCTCCATACTTTTTATAGTTGGGTCCCGTGAATGACGCCAAGCCTTACATGCGACCAGGTTCCTGGACCCACGCGTGACCCTGATCGACACGGGTTAGGGTATTTGCTGTCTTGCAAGTCGTTCCCTTACCAACTTGAACTGCCTTGAACTGCTAGCACGTAATCGAGCCTAAAGTGCTAACACTTGGGCTGGAGACATCTGTCGCATTTTTTGAGCTCACTAATAGACCAAGAATTGCCCCTATTTAACTTTGTGAATCGAGGTTACTTCGGCAAATTGTCGCTGTGGATATCGTCGGAACGTTAAAGCCCTAGTCTAATTGTTTGGCTGAATTGCGAAGATGCTTCGAACCTACAACCGTCAATGAAATGATGCGTTGTTGACGGGCCGCTCATACCCTCTGGAATCTGGATCCACGAGTAATTCTGTCACCTGAGATGTGTTTGGCGGGCCGCTGCTATGTTGCTGCTGGCAAATGAGCCTTAAGACAAACTATAAAAGTCTCGGTACTAGACCACCAAAGCCTCTATCAGCCTAGTACTCTCACATTCACTTACCACCCTTATAACTGAGACTGCTTCTATCGTTCGCGCGACTACAAAGCTTACTTAAGATGTTGGTCTTTCAATTGACTGTTTCGCTTCTTGCTGGCCTCGCAAGTGCCGTTTCTATCAAGAGGGCAGCACCTGGTGCGTTGGTTAGATCTATTTGAATGACTATAATGCTAACTACCATCTTATAAAATGTAGTTGACGGAATCACTGGATACGCCACTCAGAATGGTGGAACTACTGGAGGTGCCGGAGGAACCACAACCACGTGAGTCTTCATGGCCGTTTCTAATATTACTATTAACCAAGTTTCGTGACCAGTGTTACCACTCTTGCTGCTCTTCGTGCAGCTGTCACAGGAGAATCCGCCAAAATTGTTAAGATTTCGGGTATCATTACTGGAGGTGTGTTTATAGAACATATTTCTGATCAATCTTATCTAAGATTAGTCATAAACAGATGGGGAGGTCGTTGATGTCGGAAGCAAGACTACGATTCTAGGAGTTGGTTCGAATTCTGGCCTTACTGGGGGCGGGTTCCGCGTGAAGGTGCGCCGGCTAAATGACAATCAGATTTCGAGTCATAATTCGGATTGAGCAGAAGGCAAACAACGTGATTATTCGGAACCTACGACTTTCGAAGTCCCCTGCTCCTACAGACTTGATCTTATTGCAGGAAGCATCAAATGTGTGGATCGATGTGAGTATATATTCTAGGATAGTCATTAAAGATCTGGCTGATGCATCTTTGACAGCATAATACTGTGCGAAAAGTTCCATGATAGTTGATCGGCGTTTGCTGACTCGAAGTCCTCTAGTTCTCTTCCGACTTGGATCACGATAAGGATTATTACGATGGAGCTTTTGACGTTTCTCATGGAAGCGAGTGAGTTAAGATATTAACGTAAATAAAGTCTCTCCCTGACAGAGCCATATTCATAGTTTTGTCACTGCATCTTGGAACGTGTTCACCAACCATTTCAAGACATCGCTTGTTGGTCACTCTGATAAGAACTCGGCTGAAGATTCAGGCCACCTCCGGTAAGTAACCTGGATATTTTGGAAGATTTTCCAACTGACTCTGATGATCTACTATAGTGTAACTTACCAGTGAGAGATATGCGTTTATCAATAGTGTAAAAAAGCTAACTCCAGTTATCGTGAATAGCCACAACTATTTCCTCAACGTCAACTCTCGTTTGCCCTCGCTCCGCTTCGGTACTGGGTATGTGATATCCATAAGAGTTGACACGCTTTATTACTTACCAAAACGTGTAGCCACATTTACAACAATTACTACAAGAACGTTGCTACCTCAGGAGTAGATTCGCGCCTTGGGGCACAAGTTCTTGTCGAAGTACGTTAATTACTACCTGGAGTATCTATGTGTCCTAACAAAGCCAATAGTCTAATGTTTTCGACACTGTTACTTCACCGATTGCCACTAAGCTTCACGGTGGATAGTAAGTTATACCATACATTGAAGCCTCGTAATGCACTGACATGATACTTTAGCGCTGTCCAACGTGACAACGTTTTGATTAACACAACAATGAATACTGACCTCGTTGCCGGTACACTCACCACAGCCCCTTATACCTATTCGTAAGTCCAATTAACGAAAAACCGATATGAATAAACTAATGTTCATTCCATTAGTCTTGATGCTTCAAACACCGTTGCTGCCACAGTAACCAAGAGCGCCGGAGCCGGAGTTATCACTTTCTAATTTCGTTCTGTTTCGGATCATTAGCATCATGTCTCTGAGAATTCTTGCAATGGATACTCTATCTTATTTGAGAAATTTTCTTTTACGGGATTTATTTGCCATAAAATCTGCGCTTACATGCCCAAAAATATGCGTTAGGTGAACATGGGAGAGTACGTTACAAGCATTGATTTCTACGAAGCCTGTGCAGACAAATCATCATATCATCACATGAACTCAAATCGTAGCCGTATGATAGAAAGATATATTAAGCAGGACTTTTTACATATCTTCTTATAGATGTCTTGCCCGTAGGGATGGATCGCCCCAACGttgggggtggggagctAACATCAAGCCGGGTACCGAAGAGCGATCCGCCAGCATCAAATGTTTGCATCGGTATGATAAATTGCCCACTAATGTTGGAGCTATTGATTCTGAGGCTGCTGGCCGGGGCTAGACCTGACTCAGTGTATGTCCGATCTTCGATAAAGTCGTGAAGTGAGAAGAAAATACGACTACACATAATACTGGATAATGCAATAAGAAGTCTGAAAACAGGTCGTAGTTTGATTCAATCCATGAGTATCATTGATAGAGTATTCAGAGGGGGAAAAGTGCTCACCCGGAACTATTAGCAACAACAACGGTCGAAGAATAGGCACTGCCAATACAGGAAAGGAGCATGAGCCCAAGGTTAACAGCAAAGAAAACGGTCCCGCTAAATTTCGTGATAAAAGGAGAGCGCAAAGCTCACATCAGATACCAGAAAATGCATTCATTAGGGAGGAAAACGTACTTTTTAAGCAGCTGTTTCATGAGTGGTGTCATACCTAGCCCTTTGCTTAGATATAAAACTCTCCCTACAAGTAGGCCAAAGATAAGAACTTCGTTGAACATTCCCGCAAAGTAAGCAAGCCATGTTTTCTCTGAAAGAGAAACCATACATCCACGTAGAATGTCTGTGACTATGCATGTGCAAACGTGATGAACAATAATGTATTAGGTCAAGTTGGCTTCGTACCTGGATTTGACGTATACTCTGATTGCTGTTGATATTATGGACAAAGTTTTGGCTCAGAGACGTGAGAACTCACCTCGGCGGCAAAAGTAACGCTCACTGCCCCTTGTGCGAGTGTGATGATAAGCGCTGGAACCAAAATCCTGGGTCCAGGAATCAGCATACCGCCCAAGGCCGTGCAGACAAATCATACCATATTATCCAACTAATGACACTGTTAGTCGCGCGATGAAATATACACTATATATTGACGGGGCTTACTTTTGGTTGTATAGTGTCCAGCAACGAAGAATTGAGGTAGCTTGAGGAACTGAGTCAGGCACGCCCAATAATACCTGAAACAGAAGGTGCTCACTGGCGATGATACCTAGTAATGCTATAGCCCCATAACTGTAAAGTAGAATCATATTTTTACACCTACGGAGAACTCGGCTTCATTAAACATATAATTAAACTCAGACTAGGTGGACGAACGTCTATGGTGCCCGTTAGAATGATGTGTAATTTAGATTGACGAAACCGTTTGTCATACCAGGTCGGAAAATTGTGCAGGTGCGAACAAAATGTCTATGTCCATTCTAGTTAATGTTTTTCAATTGAGTGTGATTTGGTTCTCGTACTGGGTATCAGAACGGCACTGATCGTTGACGAATGAGAATAGACATGCAAGTTGTACAAAATCAAAACATACCCAATCAATACAATAGGTAATACTCGATTTATATGATAGACCACGCGAGCAAATTTCCATCTTCTACCCCACAGGTACTCGGCCTCCTTGTCTAGCGTACATATCCAGTCGTAGACCAACAGTGTGATTCCACTACCTAATTTGGAATGCGATTGTAAATGTAGATCATTTAGGGAAAATAACAAGCACGCACATGCCAGATACCACGAAATCTCCGCCTGGACATGAGTTGCATGCACCAAATCTAGAAACTCTTGCAAGTCTGTCTCAGATTCAGGAAGTTTCATAGACTGAGCTTTGCTTGGTGATGTTAAATAGTTCGGGTTAGACGAATGTCCTGTGGGCCAAGGATGAAGCAGGAGAAGGGGGAAGAGCGGCTGTTGGAGATATGATACAAAGAtatatatcatacactagtCATCGTATGTTTGTCTGTGTCTTCTTCGAACTGTGGCACTTGACATCTTTAACAGTAGCATCCGTGCGGAGGTGACGTGGACCACCAATTTCAATGTGATATACCCACTCAAATATAGCGCTGGGTGCACTAAAACGGTACAAAACCTATGCTCCCTGATGTTAAAGACTTTTCGATCACTACGAGGTAAAGATAGAATTGAACATGACCCTAGTTCTATGCCGTTTTTGGCTATGGAAGTTGATGGGGTTGGAATCCTGTAATAGTGTTGAACTTACGTACAAACTTCCTGAGCTGTTGACGTATTAATGAATTCATGAAACAACTGTATTAAGGCCTCGATTCCCCTATCGTACTACAATGTAGTAATTTACAGTGAGCTTAGAGCCGTAGaccactcatcacacctatAGTATACCTCTCATGCCGTTGTTTAGATTTACGTATACGCTCAAAGTTATGAGTGCCTCCTAGTTGCGGCCCACAATTCGGCCGAGCCATGACGCCCATTCTTAAAATACCACGCGGCTTTACAGAATTGAGCTTGTCCGTTATACATGGTGTGTGGAGAAAGAGAAGGAGCACAAATAAGAGTTAGCCAGAGATTCGGCGCCAGTCACCTAatcttttccttgtttgcttCATCCTGTTCTCATGTCGCCCACTTCGGGGTCTCTAATCTAGTCTTGTACACATAGGACCTACTCATGCCCCCGCACTTACTGTTTCCAGCCCACCTTACCACAGATTCTGGGCATGTGTATGTTCTAGAATACTCACCCACAAATCTCACTTTCTACGATACAACACCAGCATACTCCCGTCTAGGGCTCCCCGTACGGCTATCCCTTCGTGTCCATCTCTTTGTTCTACCATCAAACCCCTTTTATATTCATACGCCTACTACCCACATAAGCCACATCACGGACGCGCATCCGCTGAGTCGAATGGTTTCTCATTACCACGAAGCATGGTTAACTATCAGTGTGGCTGATATTGGATGATATCGATGTCCCCAGTTCCCATAGCACTACTGTAACGCTAGAGTGGGGAGCTCATGCCAGCCTTCGATATTATAACTTATTACTTGATTTGGCTGAACACCGGGATCACCGTACGTGTGGAATAAACCGAGTCGGAAACAGGAAAGAAGACACCAGAAGAACACGCAACGAGGCACACTCGGGCAATGGGACGTTTTGCGACGAAGCCTGCGGAGTCACAAAACAGCGACTTAGCCGGAGAAtgtagcgagtcacgtgacgacCGCTTCATGCCGTGTCGACCCGCGtccgacctcctccaccgtccGGCCTCGTATACACCGAGTGTCGCGGTACGCCTTTGCGTGTTGTCTTCCCATCCTACAGACCTCTATGCATGAGTCTCCTGACTCGGAGCGCTGTCGGAGGGTTGAGATGTGTCTATTCTtccgggggggggggggaaggaCGCCGACTTGCGCCCGATCCTCTCCCGTCCGGCCTCGCACATCCCGAGCGCTGCAACACGCGTGGGCGTGTCGTCTACTGGCTCTCACGGACCTTCTCTACAGGTGTATAACCTGGGGGTTTTCTTGGGGGAGTAGAGGCGTATCTGTTGGAGAGGGGAGGGGAGTTGCACCGGTCGTTTGACCTATGGATGGTTGGCATGCATGCCACCATTTGCACCGACTCAGTATATATTCTGATGTCGTATTCTCTCCTGTCCATGCACGCGTTGCCTTACGTTGCCCGCGCTGCCTTATGCTCATCTGGTATATAAATCCAGTTTTTTGTCGAACATGGTTTGCATACCTGTTCGCCCTCTCTAATTGTCCTTGGTCTTCCCTTTTTGAGGGTCCTCGGCTTTCTTTTGGGGCTTCTCTTTTTAGACCCCCGTTGTCCCGCTACCAAACCCCCCGTTGTTCTTACCtcttatcttatcttatctcATCTCATCTTATCCTGGTTCACTGTATCCATGATTATCAATTCATTCTCTAATTTTACGAGGGATTCGAGTTAGTCATTCAGGGATCAACTGCATCAGGACCGCCTCGCCATTCGGAGCCCCGTCGCGACCACTTGGGTCGCGCCCTGCGGCCACAACCCTGCGCTTTGGGGGTGGCCTCGCCATCCGTCAAGTCGGCCCGGCTGCCTCGGCGTTCCTTCGGCGCCCCTCTCCGCTCGTCTGGCTGTCCCGCGCGCTTCTTCGAACCCCACGGGTCGTTCTGGGGGcgagccagactcgcggtcgggcGCCCCCGGCCCACTCTCGttgcttcgcagccgcgggggttccccaacctcaccggtctgggtctcgtggccGACGCGGAcgagcgggcagaggataagTTATGAATTTGTCCGAAGTATCAAAAGGACAAATTCTTGGCCTTATGACTGATTCAAGTAGGAAGGACGTCATTGAAAAATGCATGAATGATTGTTCGCCGAAATTCTTGTACCGATTCACGAATGTATTCGATGGAATCTTTCACCCTAAGCCAGGTACCTTTCCGCTGAGCCTTGATTTACACCTTCCCCAGAAAAGAAGCACAGAACTTGAAGCCCACCGGCACATATTCTGTTCATACTACAACTCAACCAGTCTTAACTTTGAAATTAGCGTGGAGAAGGACCGGTGAATTTCTTTCCTGAGTAACTGAAAGATAGAAGTAACGCAAGTTAGCTCTCCGATTGGTTCCGTCAACCATCGCCACGGGTACAAATGTGTACATCAAACGTGGTGTTCTACGGTACCAAGTTCGTCCGAAGGCTCGATCGAGGTGCGAGAACTATTGTTTTGGCTCCAATACCACTCCAGTCGTACCCAGTGCCTTGATCGGTAGCTCGGGCCGAATACCGATCACCCGAGCTGTCCCGCTTACACATATTAACGGATTTCAATCACCATGCCTGATCGAGGTACCCTCCAATATCTGAGGTCCGCATTTCGAGTATGCTTGGTCTGGAGCTAGCCTGGATCAGCGTTCGCACAAGCCGGTTGTAAGCGGTTTTGTGCTTCTAACCAGGTTTTGGGCGAGGGTATGATGGATCATATCGCTTGTATTACCGCTTACAAGCA
This genomic interval from Rhizoctonia solani chromosome 11, complete sequence contains the following:
- a CDS encoding cytochrome P450 family protein, which codes for MGQSIVVLNSAQAASDLLDKRSAIYSDRVNAPMVNDRALLDWSDFGGMLPYNDAWRRQRRIMTNWLNPRSVIQFNGLQQDEARLLLGRLLHLSGTPGLFEKVKHQFSFTTGSTMLRLIYGYRPKEDQDSIYVNALQASINLFQSTMINFLVNAFPILARVPDWVPGTGWKRTARKWREQKNEAVNAPYEWTKQQIAKGNFEHSILSSLLQEDESSSELSIADQEKELKQLCYTLFVGEDFVQHLRPECYKYVTYGQNQTGGTDTLATAFLSFVAAMVTNPETQKKAQNEIDSVIGYATRLPTLADSSQLPYIRQLTLEVMRWLPTAPTGGPPHACSQDDIYRGYNIQNGTMVMGNVWAMSRDEVLYKDPERFDPERFADPDVVPPPGFGWGRRKCPGTHFAEASLFLVISSMLTTFALCCKVDKNGKEITPKIEGDYNQLALTIKPFEFEIRPRSEEHRQLILDNIPKD
- a CDS encoding pectate lyase, whose protein sequence is MLVFQLTVSLLAGLASAVSIKRAAPVDGITGYATQNGGTTGGAGGTTTTVTTLAALRAAVTGESAKIVKISGIITGDGEVVDVGSKTTILGVGSNSGLTGGGFRVKKANNVIIRNLRLSKSPAPTDLILLQEASNVWIDHNTFSSDLDHDKDYYDGAFDVSHGSDFVTASWNVFTNHFKTSLVGHSDKNSAEDSGHLRVTYHHNYFLNVNSRLPSLRFGTGHIYNNYYKNVATSGVDSRLGAQVLVESNVFDTVTSPIATKLHGGYAVQRDNVLINTTMNTDLVAGTLTTAPYTYSLDASNTVAATVTKSAGAGVITF